The Treponema succinifaciens DSM 2489 region CTATTTCAGACATAATACACTTTTCAATAAGTTCTGGCGTTTTGTCCTTTATAAAATCAATATTTTTTTCAGCTGCTGATTTTTCAAGTTTCTCTGTAAGAAAACTCAGTTCGTGGAAACCGCAAATTTTTGCTGAGCTTTTTAACGCATGGACTTCTATTTTGAAAAGTTTTAATGACTGCTCGTTTCCTTCTTCTGCTTCTTGTTGGTATTTACGAATCAGTTTTGCTTTTTGTGGAATTTGATGCAAAAAGGTTTTTAGAATAGCTTCATTTACTGGCTCTGAAAGTTCTCTTTTTTCTGATTCAGTTTTAGCATTTTCAAAAATGCATTTAGAACGTAGAAGCCTTGTCCTCATTATGTGGTCAAGCTTTTGTGCTTCAATTGGTTTTGGAAGAAAATCATCGAATCCGCAAGCAAGAAAATTTTCACGCGCACCGTCTGTTGTATTTGCTGTAAGCGCAACTATGCAGTTTTGTATTCCCTTTTTCTTTTCTTCGCCACGAATTATTTTTGTGGCTTCTTCTCCATCCATAATCGGCATCATGTGATCCATAAAAATAATGTCGAATTTTTCTTGCTCAGTTTTTTTTACAGCTTCCTCTCCATTCATGCATGTTTCAACTTTGCATTTATATTTTGCAAGATAGCCTTGTGCCACGAGAAGATTAACTTCATTGTCATCGACAACGAGAATTTTTGCATTTGGAGCTATGAAAGAGATTGATTCTGTTTTTTTATTTTCTTTTGATTTTCCAATAGTTTGTGGAATTGAAAAGTAAAAATTGCTTCCTTTTCCATATTCACTGTCTACACCGAATGTTCCGCCCATAAGGGAAACAAGCTGCTTTGAAATTGCAAGTCCAAGTCCGCTGCCTTCTTTTTTTCTGTTGTGCTGCAAATCAACTTGCTGAAATGAAGTGAAAAGTTTTTCTAAGTTTTCTTTTTTTATTCCAATTCCTGTGTCTTTTACGGAAAAATCAAGGATAATTTTTTGATTTTCCAAAAAGCTTTCTTTTGATTTTAAGGGTTCATGCAGTTTTACAGTTATTTTGATTTCGCCTTCTTCTGAAAATTTTGCCGCATTTCCTGCAAGATTTAAAAGCACCTGTTTTATTCTTATATCGTCTCCAAAAAGATTGCGCGGAACATTGTTGCTGACATCTATAGAAAGTGCGACTGATTTTGATGCAAGTCTGACTTTTATAATTGATTCAACATCGCTTATTAATGTATCAAGATTGTAGTCTGCAGGAACAATTTCGAGTTTTCCTGATTCTATTTTAGAAAAGTCAAGGATGTCATTTATAATAGTTAGAAGCGTATGCGCAGCGCGGTTTATTTTCTCGAGATAAGTTGCTGTAATCGGAGATGAATCTTTCAGTGCAATTTCTGAAAAACCTAGAATCGCATTCATCGGTGTTCTTATTTCATGGCTCATCGTGGCAAGAAATGTTGATTTTGCCTGATTTGCGCTTTCTGCTTCTGCCCTTGCTTCCCTAAGCCTTATGCTTTGCCCGCAGTATTAAATTCATTTGCCTTACGATTACACAAAAATAGCCTAGCACTACAAAAAGATAGAGATTTGGTTTATAGAATATACTTGGATCTAGTTTTTGTACAAAAAGAATTTCTATTACAATTACTGCTGTTGCTGCTGTAACAAGAGGAATTATAATAACTGGTATCAGATTGAATATGATTACTGAAACAAGGCTGCTTGTAAAATAAAGTGCAAAGTCAAGTTGACTTGTCGTATGAAAATCTGTAATAAGCATAACTACATTCCATGCGATTATAAATGCAACATACAAATGGGAAAGCAAAATAACTCTGCGTTGCCTTGTGTGAAGATTGTTTCTACATGGGCGATTAAAAATATATACTGCGACAGAAGCGCATACTAACAAAATATAAAGTATGTTGTATAGACTTTGCCATTTCATAAAGTCTGGATTTTTTACTATATTGCTGAATAATAATATTGCTGCTTCAAGAATTGCAACGATTGGTGCGACTTTGTCCAATATGGAGCTGTTGTTTAAGGCGGCAAGAAAAGAAAGTTCTTCTCGTTCTGCTTGATTTTGAATTTTATAATCAGATTTTTCTGCTGTCTTGAACTTTATATTTTCAGTTTGTTTCATTTTTTTCAAAAAAGTCATCTATTCTTTTTAAGATTTCTTTCGGCTGCATAGACTTTAGAATATATCCTTCCGGCTTCAGACTCATTGCGCTTTTTACACTTTCTGTATCGCTCACACCTGTAAGAAAAAAAACAGGAATGTCTTTTGTTTTTTCTTCAGAGCGAATCATTTGAAGTGTCTGGATTCCATCGCAAACTGGCATCATGTAGTCAAGAAGAATCAAGTCTGGTTTTTGTGTTCCGAGCAAAGAAATTGCAGATGTTCCAGATTTTGCAACTGTTGTTTTGTAGGATTCTTTTAGTATGCTGATTAAAGCTCTGAGCATAACTGGGTCATCATCAACGATAAGAATATGCTTTCGGCTGTCAGTTTTTTGCTCTGGCTTTTTTAATTTAATTTTGTCGCCTCTTTTTGTATGCATTGATTCAAGTGCAATTGAAATTTTTTCAATAATATTTGACATTGGAGTTGGCGTTATAATGATTCCTATTATGCTTCCGCCCCAAGGCATTATGTAGTCTTTATAGTCAAATTTGTTTCCAATGAAAATAATCGGGAAGTTCTTTGACTTTTCATCTGTAACTATCTTTTGATAAGCTTGTACATCCTCATGTGAAAGTTCATTTGAATATACTGCGATTAAGTCTGGCTGCATTTCGGCAGCTCTGCCAGGAAGCACTATTTTATTAAAATCTTGCATTATGATTTCATAATTTTTTGAAAGTGAATTGAAAATATCACTAGCTGTTTTTGAAATATTTGCAACAAATAAAATTTTATCCATATTTTCAAAATTATATCACAATGCTTTTTTTATGAATAGAATAACCTAAATACGAATCAGGGCAAACGCATGTAAAAACACTTTCTGATAAAATTACAGAAAGTGTGAAATTTTAAAGGAGCCTTAAAACCGTTTGGCGGAACTGGCGGTTTTCCCGAAACCAGATCGTGCGCTTGCTTAAACTGTCCTGTTTTTTATTCTCCGGTTTTTCTGCTTGGCGTAAGATATTTAATGCAAGCCGGCGCATAACTGTCATGTTTTCCGGACTATGATCCTTTCGGTGCCTTTTGTAGTCCTCATTGAAAGTCATATCAAGACACCAGTGAAGGCGGTTTTCAATTCCCCAGTGTAGTCGAATTGATTTTTTCACAAGTTCAATGTTATCAAGTGAAGTTAGAAAAAACCTGATGTCTGTGGAAGTTTTTCCATTTACAGTCCGTTCTTCCCGTGCCATGGCAACAGCCTTAAGTCCCGGCCACTCATCTTTATTCTCCAGCCACGACAGGTTCGTGCACAGGTAATACTGCCTGTTTTCAATTCGTCCATGGTCAGGATTACATTCCTTTTCGCTTTTTATAACTCCGTATTTTGCAAGCTCCTTTTCATCCATAGAGAAAAAGTCTTTTACGGCTTCGTGTGTCGTGCTTTGATTTCCTTTCAAAGAAAGAACATAGTCTGCTTTTTTTTCCTTAATTTTCTCGCAGATTTTTTTCTGGCAGCCCATTGCATCGATTGTGATTATCATTCCCCTTATATCAATCAGTTCCAGAAGCTCAGGAATTGCAGTGATTTCATTTGACTTTTCATCTGTCTTTACCTGCCCAAGAATGAGGGACAGTTCATCTGCCCATGCACTTACAATGTGAATTCCCTTTGCTCCCGTGACCTTGTTTGAGCCGCACATCGTCTTTCCGTCGATGGCAACAATTGTTCTGTCCGGTTCAATTTTTACTTTCTCGTAAATTCCATGAGCCCACTTTATAAAAACTTTCTCGATTTTATCTGCGTTCACATTTCTGAAAACCCGGAGAATTGTGTCGGCACTTGGCGGACCGAACTCAAACTTCACCAGCCCCTTGATGGACTCTTCCGCTTCCTCCGCCCATTCAGCTATGTGCTCAATGTCCTTGATGCCGCTTAGCAGCCCGAACAAAACCAGCAGGAAAATATCAGCCAGTTCAAACTTCCTGCACCTTTTTACTCTAAAATCGTCTATTTCTTCCAGACTTTCTCTTAAAAGCATAATTCCACCCAAGGGGAATTTTACCATTTTGTGCATTTTTTAAATAGTAGTTTAGAGATTTAAAACAAAAAATTTTTACATGCGTTTGCCCTGAATGACTCCTTGACACAAATTCCTTAAACTTTTATTGTAAGGTATTAACTTTTTTGTGACTCGTTCAGAGTTATAAATAATTTTTTAAGGACTATTTGCAGGTGGTGCTGCTTTTAGTCCTTTTTTATTGGAACAACGTTCCAATAGTCTGATGGGACTATATAATAAAGATATATAAAAAAATTAAAGTCGTCAACCAAAAAAATCAATTACGTCCCAAAAATATTGCTTTTTGTCCCTAATGATATTATACTATTCTCTGGAGACCATTATGAAAAAGCGGAATGTCATTAATCTTATAAAATATTATACAGAGCACAATGATATTGCATTTAGAGATGAAGCTTACGAAATTGCAAATGATTTTTATTCTTCTGGAGATAGAGAACTTGCAGAATATGTAATGGCTCTTCTTTCAAGTGCAAACACTTTTGTTCCTCAGATGAGCGAAAGTGATATATCTTTTGTTCATAAAATTGATTATTCTTCTGAACCATTGCCTCTTCCGGAATTAATTAAGAATGATATATTAGGTGTTGTTAATGCTATTGGTCATAATGCGGGAATTAATAAATATCTTTTTTACGGAGCACCGGGAACTGGTAAGACAGAAACTGTAAAACAGGTTGCACGTATTTTAAACCGTGAATTATACATGGTTGATTTTGATAATCTCGTAGACAGTAAGCTTGGTCAGACTACTAAAAATA contains the following coding sequences:
- a CDS encoding ATP-binding protein, which codes for MRLREARAEAESANQAKSTFLATMSHEIRTPMNAILGFSEIALKDSSPITATYLEKINRAAHTLLTIINDILDFSKIESGKLEIVPADYNLDTLISDVESIIKVRLASKSVALSIDVSNNVPRNLFGDDIRIKQVLLNLAGNAAKFSEEGEIKITVKLHEPLKSKESFLENQKIILDFSVKDTGIGIKKENLEKLFTSFQQVDLQHNRKKEGSGLGLAISKQLVSLMGGTFGVDSEYGKGSNFYFSIPQTIGKSKENKKTESISFIAPNAKILVVDDNEVNLLVAQGYLAKYKCKVETCMNGEEAVKKTEQEKFDIIFMDHMMPIMDGEEATKIIRGEEKKKGIQNCIVALTANTTDGARENFLACGFDDFLPKPIEAQKLDHIMRTRLLRSKCIFENAKTESEKRELSEPVNEAILKTFLHQIPQKAKLIRKYQQEAEEGNEQSLKLFKIEVHALKSSAKICGFHELSFLTEKLEKSAAEKNIDFIKDKTPELIEKCIMSEIELNTRFNKHIENEEELPVVSKDELSHIVMKIKEFAEECDLASIEDEINILSNIKLPESLKLKFENLKEAVEEIDFETIKNIVS
- a CDS encoding response regulator — encoded protein: MDKILFVANISKTASDIFNSLSKNYEIIMQDFNKIVLPGRAAEMQPDLIAVYSNELSHEDVQAYQKIVTDEKSKNFPIIFIGNKFDYKDYIMPWGGSIIGIIITPTPMSNIIEKISIALESMHTKRGDKIKLKKPEQKTDSRKHILIVDDDPVMLRALISILKESYKTTVAKSGTSAISLLGTQKPDLILLDYMMPVCDGIQTLQMIRSEEKTKDIPVFFLTGVSDTESVKSAMSLKPEGYILKSMQPKEILKRIDDFFEKNETN
- a CDS encoding ISAs1 family transposase, whose protein sequence is MVKFPLGGIMLLRESLEEIDDFRVKRCRKFELADIFLLVLFGLLSGIKDIEHIAEWAEEAEESIKGLVKFEFGPPSADTILRVFRNVNADKIEKVFIKWAHGIYEKVKIEPDRTIVAIDGKTMCGSNKVTGAKGIHIVSAWADELSLILGQVKTDEKSNEITAIPELLELIDIRGMIITIDAMGCQKKICEKIKEKKADYVLSLKGNQSTTHEAVKDFFSMDEKELAKYGVIKSEKECNPDHGRIENRQYYLCTNLSWLENKDEWPGLKAVAMAREERTVNGKTSTDIRFFLTSLDNIELVKKSIRLHWGIENRLHWCLDMTFNEDYKRHRKDHSPENMTVMRRLALNILRQAEKPENKKQDSLSKRTIWFRENRQFRQTVLRLL